One Alkaliphilus sp. B6464 genomic window carries:
- the ade gene encoding adenine deaminase, producing the protein MKIPVRNRIELVEAAIGKRPMDIVIKNTRLVNVFTGEIYSADIGIYEGFIAHIEADPDCTEENRNEMEGKTYIDGKGMFAVPGLIDTHLHIESSMLTPANYAKAVVPHGTTTIITDPHEIGNVLGIDAVEYMHEASENLPIRNYILAPSCIPAVPGLENSGATFLADDIDKLLKLERVIGLGEVMDFNGVINNSERMVKILELAEKKNVFIQGHSPMLKGRNLSAYICAGPNNDHESRFGQEARDKLRMGMTVDARESSMSQNVLDIVSAMKDFCYPPNMTLCSDDREPGDILRDGHINFAVKKAIEAGLDTVYAIRCATIQAANSLGIKNLGAVAPGYTADILLIPDLKDMRPEYVFCKGELVAKGGKLLVDIEHKEYDVEKINTVNLKQPTEEDFKVKVEEEKGHVSVRVINYLSINSSLTEYKVEDIPIKNGYLDTSHDDDLNIVVVFNRYGKGNKSIGLVRNFGIKKGAIAGTVSHDSHNVTVVASNEEDALVAVNAIIESKGGISCALDGEVLDILPLPIAGLMSPLPARELDKVISRMKESIRGLGIDNKNPLLRIATIALPVVPNAKITDLGLVSVTDQKLVTFFVK; encoded by the coding sequence TTGAAAATACCGGTAAGAAACAGAATAGAGCTTGTTGAGGCAGCTATAGGAAAAAGACCTATGGATATTGTTATAAAAAATACTCGGTTAGTAAATGTATTCACTGGAGAAATATATTCTGCTGATATAGGTATATATGAGGGATTTATTGCTCATATTGAAGCTGATCCTGATTGTACTGAAGAAAATAGAAATGAAATGGAAGGCAAAACATATATAGACGGTAAGGGAATGTTTGCTGTTCCTGGATTAATTGACACTCATCTTCACATAGAAAGTAGTATGCTTACTCCAGCTAATTACGCAAAGGCTGTTGTACCTCATGGAACAACAACTATAATAACCGATCCTCATGAGATTGGAAATGTATTAGGTATAGATGCTGTAGAGTATATGCATGAAGCAAGCGAAAATCTTCCTATTAGAAATTATATTCTAGCTCCATCTTGCATTCCAGCTGTACCTGGACTAGAAAATTCAGGTGCTACTTTTCTAGCTGACGATATAGACAAACTGCTAAAACTTGAAAGAGTAATTGGGCTTGGTGAAGTTATGGATTTTAACGGAGTCATAAATAACAGTGAAAGAATGGTAAAAATTCTTGAGCTGGCAGAGAAAAAGAATGTTTTCATCCAAGGACACTCACCTATGCTTAAAGGAAGAAATCTGTCTGCATACATATGTGCAGGCCCGAATAATGACCATGAATCTCGCTTTGGGCAAGAGGCTAGAGATAAACTTAGAATGGGTATGACAGTTGATGCTAGAGAAAGCTCTATGTCTCAAAATGTGTTAGACATAGTATCAGCAATGAAAGACTTTTGTTATCCGCCAAATATGACATTATGCAGTGATGATAGAGAGCCAGGAGATATTTTAAGAGATGGTCATATAAATTTTGCAGTTAAAAAGGCTATAGAGGCTGGGTTAGATACAGTATATGCCATAAGATGTGCTACTATCCAAGCAGCAAACTCTCTCGGCATAAAGAATTTAGGCGCAGTAGCACCTGGTTATACTGCAGATATTTTACTTATACCAGATTTGAAAGATATGAGACCTGAGTACGTATTTTGCAAGGGAGAACTTGTTGCCAAGGGCGGAAAACTATTAGTAGACATAGAACATAAAGAGTATGACGTTGAAAAGATAAATACAGTTAATTTAAAGCAACCTACAGAAGAAGATTTTAAGGTAAAGGTTGAGGAAGAAAAGGGTCATGTGTCAGTTAGAGTTATAAATTATTTATCAATAAATTCATCTTTAACTGAGTATAAAGTCGAAGATATTCCTATAAAAAATGGATATCTTGATACAAGTCATGACGATGATTTAAATATTGTAGTCGTATTTAATAGATATGGAAAAGGAAATAAAAGTATAGGGTTAGTACGAAACTTTGGTATTAAAAAAGGTGCAATAGCAGGGACAGTATCTCACGATAGTCATAATGTAACTGTTGTGGCTTCAAATGAAGAAGATGCATTAGTAGCAGTTAATGCTATTATAGAAAGTAAGGGGGGCATATCCTGTGCTTTAGATGGAGAGGTACTAGATATATTACCTTTACCAATAGCAGGCCTTATGTCACCGTTACCTGCTAGAGAGCTTGATAAGGTTATATCTAGAATGAAGGAATCTATAAGGGGTTTAGGTATAGATAATAAAAATCCACTTCTTAGAATAGCCACTATTGCTTTACCAGTTGTACCAAATGCAAAAATAACTGATTTAGGGTTAGTATCAGTTACTGATCAAAAGCTCGTTACCTTTTTTGTAAAATAA
- the glmS gene encoding glutamine--fructose-6-phosphate transaminase (isomerizing): MCGIVGYIGNRDSVNVLIDGLEKLEYRGYDSAGIAILNDNNNIEMKKYKGRLAILKENIKEVNITGNLGIGHTRWATHGEPSDRNSHPHLNPSKTISVVHNGIIENFNQLREELQEKGYEFLSETDTEVIPHLIDYYYNGNLLDAIKKAIGRLEGAFAIVVMSKDEPEKLIAIRKDSPLIIGVGEGENFIASDIPAVINYTRKIYLLENEEMAVLERDSILIMDFKGNVKEKEIYKVTWDIDQAEKGGYDHFMIKEIFEQPKALRDTISPRITKDGSIRLDNINIGKEYIKNINKIYIVACGTAYHAGIVGKSLIEKYAKIPVLTDVASEFRYNNPFIDENTLMIVVSQSGETADTLAALRLAKEKGARTLALCNVVGSSIAREADDVFYTWAGPEIAVASTKAYTTQVAAFTIIALYLGKLNENISNSEYNTVLKEVIKLPEKVEYILNDISKVKDIASDIMNQDDIFFIGRGIDYNVAMEGSLKLKEVSYIHSEAMAAGELKHGTLALIEEGTPVIALATQDNLYDKMISNIREVKARGGYIIAVSKEGNTSIEKSADKVIYIPDTIDEIIGILSIIPLQLISYYVALGKNCDVDKPRNLAKSVTVE, encoded by the coding sequence ATGTGTGGAATAGTAGGATATATAGGAAATAGAGATTCTGTAAATGTATTAATCGACGGATTAGAAAAATTAGAATATAGAGGCTATGACTCAGCTGGTATAGCTATACTGAACGACAATAACAATATAGAAATGAAAAAATATAAAGGTAGACTAGCTATATTAAAAGAAAATATAAAAGAAGTAAATATAACAGGAAACTTAGGGATAGGCCATACGAGATGGGCTACTCATGGAGAACCATCAGATAGAAATTCTCATCCTCATCTAAATCCATCTAAAACTATATCTGTAGTGCATAATGGTATAATCGAGAACTTTAATCAGTTGAGGGAAGAGCTTCAGGAAAAGGGATATGAGTTTTTATCAGAAACCGATACAGAGGTTATCCCTCACCTTATAGATTATTACTACAATGGAAATTTATTAGATGCAATAAAAAAAGCAATAGGAAGATTAGAAGGAGCCTTTGCTATTGTAGTAATGTCAAAGGATGAACCAGAAAAATTAATAGCTATAAGAAAAGATAGTCCCTTAATCATTGGTGTAGGAGAAGGTGAAAACTTTATAGCATCAGATATACCTGCAGTTATAAACTATACAAGAAAAATATATTTATTAGAAAATGAAGAAATGGCAGTATTAGAGAGAGATAGCATATTGATTATGGATTTTAAAGGTAATGTAAAGGAGAAGGAAATTTATAAGGTAACTTGGGATATAGATCAGGCGGAAAAGGGTGGCTATGATCACTTTATGATAAAAGAAATATTCGAACAGCCAAAGGCCTTAAGGGATACAATTTCTCCAAGGATAACAAAGGATGGTAGTATTAGACTAGATAATATTAATATTGGAAAGGAATATATAAAGAATATAAATAAAATATATATAGTTGCCTGTGGTACAGCCTATCATGCTGGAATAGTAGGAAAAAGTTTAATAGAAAAGTATGCTAAAATACCTGTGTTAACAGATGTAGCGTCAGAGTTTAGATATAATAATCCATTTATAGATGAAAATACTTTAATGATAGTTGTAAGTCAATCTGGTGAAACAGCAGACACGTTGGCTGCATTAAGACTTGCAAAGGAAAAAGGTGCACGAACACTAGCCTTATGTAATGTGGTAGGAAGTTCTATAGCTAGAGAAGCTGATGATGTATTTTATACATGGGCAGGGCCAGAAATAGCAGTAGCTTCAACAAAGGCTTATACAACCCAAGTAGCTGCTTTTACTATTATAGCCTTATATCTAGGAAAGTTAAATGAAAATATAAGTAATAGTGAATATAATACTGTTTTGAAAGAGGTCATAAAACTTCCTGAAAAGGTTGAGTATATATTAAATGATATTTCTAAAGTAAAGGATATTGCATCCGATATAATGAATCAGGATGATATATTTTTTATAGGAAGAGGAATAGACTACAATGTAGCTATGGAGGGTTCTTTAAAATTAAAAGAGGTATCCTATATACATTCAGAAGCTATGGCAGCAGGAGAGTTAAAACATGGTACCTTAGCATTAATAGAAGAGGGAACACCTGTTATAGCTCTGGCTACTCAAGATAACCTTTATGATAAGATGATAAGCAATATAAGGGAAGTAAAAGCAAGGGGAGGATATATAATAGCTGTTTCAAAGGAAGGGAATACTTCAATAGAAAAGTCTGCAGATAAAGTAATCTATATACCCGATACCATAGATGAGATTATAGGTATACTATCTATTATTCCGCTACAGTTAATATCCTATTATGTAGCTTTAGGAAAAAATTGTGATGTAGATAAACCAAGGAACTTGGCAAAGTCCGTTACTGTGGAGTAG
- a CDS encoding YtrH family sporulation protein — protein sequence MVIKLANFYTSIVHNFLIAFGVVIGASVFAGIGAIITDYPPLKLMLNISSSIKIWAMAIAIGGTFSSFEVIEKGLFEGELKSIIKQIIYILVALLGANTGYSFIKLIQRCGEIWGN from the coding sequence ATGGTGATTAAATTGGCTAACTTTTATACCAGTATAGTACATAACTTTTTAATTGCTTTTGGCGTAGTAATTGGAGCAAGTGTTTTCGCAGGGATAGGAGCCATAATAACGGATTATCCACCACTTAAGCTTATGCTTAATATATCTAGCTCTATTAAAATATGGGCAATGGCAATTGCTATTGGTGGAACGTTTTCTTCTTTTGAGGTAATAGAGAAAGGTCTATTTGAAGGTGAGCTCAAATCTATTATAAAGCAGATTATATATATATTAGTAGCTCTTTTAGGGGCAAATACAGGATATAGTTTTATTAAGTTGATCCAGAGGTGTGGTGAAATATGGGGCAACTAA
- a CDS encoding methyl-accepting chemotaxis protein, whose product MLRNLKIAKKLNFAFLLIIILALIIGSLSIIYLNELENSIINLYNRPFTVRGAVLQAERDIIKIHREMKDISMGTTLSRIENSEKIINELEKNIYEDFDIIYDRFAGDISMVDEAYNAFKNWKPIRDEIIEFIKAGDVEQAALITQQKGGNQVRLVESFLGPIRDLAFNRAEELYQTAGITVATSRNIIIVTLVCIVLFSLITAIVITRSITKPIQELQNIMGQAENGDLTVQVLVNSKDEIGELSNSFNTMIGNIRKLFNETVDIIEKVENSSDIIATSVEEIGQSSNEVSKTIQEIAMGATNQAQETQETSNITNTLAERIESIKENSIKTSSSITEMRGKTDLGIQSIATLKDGFSKNIEAAQNANNGIKELTHKSQSIGMIVDTINSIAEQTNLLALNAAIEAARAGDAGRGFAVVAEEVRKLAEQSSTATSEIQKIIDEIRMIIVNTQDKMNYTVDAVNNANDALIHTEKVFTDINVATDDVSENIIFLNQYIEDIDSAKSRVLQSIESISAISEESAASTQQVSASAEEQTASVDEVVATMQELNNTVKILSSAISVFKLK is encoded by the coding sequence ATGTTAAGAAATTTAAAAATAGCAAAAAAACTTAATTTTGCATTTTTATTAATTATAATTCTGGCTCTAATAATTGGTAGTTTAAGTATAATATACTTAAATGAATTGGAAAATTCAATAATTAATTTGTATAATCGTCCATTTACAGTTAGAGGAGCAGTTTTACAAGCTGAACGTGATATAATTAAGATACATAGAGAAATGAAAGATATTTCTATGGGTACAACTCTTTCTAGAATTGAAAACTCAGAGAAAATAATTAATGAACTTGAGAAAAATATATATGAAGATTTTGATATAATATACGATCGTTTTGCCGGAGATATAAGCATGGTAGATGAAGCCTATAATGCATTTAAAAATTGGAAGCCTATTCGAGATGAAATAATTGAATTTATAAAAGCTGGTGATGTAGAACAAGCTGCATTAATAACTCAACAAAAAGGTGGCAATCAAGTTCGACTAGTAGAAAGCTTTCTAGGACCTATACGCGACCTTGCATTTAATAGAGCTGAAGAGCTATATCAAACTGCAGGAATAACAGTTGCGACTTCTAGAAATATTATTATTGTTACTTTAGTTTGTATTGTTTTATTTTCTCTAATTACTGCTATTGTAATAACAAGGTCAATAACAAAACCCATACAGGAATTACAGAATATTATGGGGCAAGCAGAAAATGGGGATTTAACAGTTCAGGTTCTGGTAAATAGTAAGGATGAAATTGGGGAACTAAGTAATAGCTTTAATACAATGATAGGAAATATAAGAAAACTATTTAATGAAACTGTAGATATAATTGAAAAAGTAGAAAACTCTTCAGATATAATTGCTACATCAGTAGAAGAGATTGGACAATCAAGTAATGAGGTTTCAAAAACAATTCAAGAAATTGCTATGGGTGCTACAAATCAAGCGCAGGAAACTCAAGAAACCTCTAATATAACAAATACATTAGCTGAAAGAATAGAAAGTATTAAGGAAAACTCTATAAAAACTAGCAGTAGTATTACTGAAATGAGAGGCAAAACTGATTTAGGTATTCAATCCATCGCTACACTTAAGGATGGGTTCAGTAAAAATATTGAGGCTGCTCAAAATGCAAATAATGGAATCAAAGAACTAACTCATAAATCTCAATCTATTGGAATGATTGTAGATACTATTAACTCTATTGCAGAACAAACTAACTTATTAGCATTAAATGCTGCAATAGAAGCAGCAAGAGCAGGAGATGCAGGTAGAGGATTTGCAGTTGTAGCAGAAGAAGTAAGAAAACTAGCAGAGCAAAGCTCTACAGCTACTAGTGAGATTCAAAAGATAATTGATGAAATAAGAATGATCATAGTGAATACACAAGATAAAATGAACTATACAGTAGATGCTGTTAATAATGCAAATGATGCGTTAATTCATACAGAAAAGGTTTTTACGGATATAAACGTTGCCACAGATGATGTATCTGAAAATATTATTTTCTTAAATCAATATATTGAAGATATCGATAGTGCTAAAAGCAGAGTGTTACAATCCATAGAAAGTATTTCAGCTATATCAGAAGAATCTGCAGCATCAACTCAACAGGTAAGTGCATCTGCTGAAGAACAGACAGCTTCAGTAGATGAGGTTGTAGCAACTATGCAAGAGTTAAATAATACTGTAAAAATATTATCAAGTGCTATTAGTGTATTTAAGTTGAAATAG
- a CDS encoding Spo0E family sporulation regulatory protein-aspartic acid phosphatase, producing MNKNKYDDKGVAISKEYGDLLELKKDMEKTKDRLNALVSVEKNNVKEDILDLSRKLDNIILKYIFLEKHLKSKIMIKK from the coding sequence ATGAATAAGAATAAGTATGATGATAAAGGAGTTGCTATTAGTAAAGAGTATGGTGACTTATTAGAATTAAAGAAAGATATGGAAAAAACAAAAGACAGATTAAATGCTTTGGTGTCTGTGGAAAAAAATAATGTAAAAGAAGATATATTAGATCTAAGTAGAAAGTTAGATAACATAATTTTAAAGTATATTTTTTTGGAAAAACATTTAAAATCTAAAATTATGATTAAAAAGTAA
- a CDS encoding M20 family metallo-hydrolase, whose amino-acid sequence METNLERIIHDIKKINEHSSDSNNGCTRFSYTNEDRLAKEYIISEMKKMGLDVVVDAIGNIRGRYNGSDTKAPIVMTGSHIDTVKHGGKFDGVVGVVAGLEVLRVLTENNIKLTHSVEAVVFVEEEGCNFGKPMAGSKGMTGKLNVEDYKKMYNDDGISMYEAAKKFGLNPDNIQNDVLKLGDVKAMIEVHVEQSSVLDSEKIPIGIVKAIAGVKRYGVEFKGVANHAGATPMNLRQDPMAAASKVISSIDSIIKEKAYPSTVGTVGKILCYPNVLNVIPESVYFTIDIRDVTKDGVDITAQEIEKKVHEISALYNVTAKMELTGEGEGITLADKVIRTIENSAKSRNITYKMMNSGAGHDACMLGDITDVGMIFVPSINGRSHVPEEMTDSKDIKLGCDILLDTIIELAK is encoded by the coding sequence ATGGAAACAAATCTCGAAAGAATAATACATGATATCAAAAAAATAAACGAACATAGCAGCGATTCAAATAATGGATGTACCAGATTTTCCTATACTAACGAAGACAGATTAGCTAAAGAATATATTATATCTGAGATGAAAAAGATGGGCTTAGATGTAGTAGTAGATGCTATAGGAAATATACGAGGGAGATATAATGGTAGTGATACAAAGGCTCCTATTGTAATGACAGGATCTCACATAGATACCGTAAAACATGGTGGTAAATTTGATGGAGTAGTTGGTGTAGTAGCAGGTCTAGAAGTACTAAGAGTGCTCACTGAAAATAATATAAAACTTACTCACTCTGTAGAAGCAGTTGTTTTTGTTGAAGAAGAAGGCTGTAATTTTGGAAAACCTATGGCTGGAAGTAAGGGAATGACAGGAAAACTTAATGTAGAAGATTACAAAAAAATGTATAATGACGATGGGATATCCATGTATGAAGCTGCAAAAAAATTTGGTTTAAACCCTGATAATATACAAAATGATGTTTTAAAACTTGGAGATGTAAAGGCTATGATAGAAGTCCATGTAGAACAAAGTTCTGTATTAGACTCAGAAAAGATTCCTATAGGTATAGTAAAAGCAATTGCTGGAGTAAAAAGATATGGTGTGGAATTTAAAGGAGTGGCAAATCATGCTGGGGCAACTCCTATGAACCTTAGACAAGATCCTATGGCAGCAGCTTCAAAAGTCATATCCTCCATAGATAGTATTATAAAAGAAAAGGCATATCCAAGTACTGTAGGTACAGTAGGAAAAATACTTTGTTATCCTAATGTCCTTAATGTAATTCCAGAGAGTGTCTATTTTACTATTGATATTAGAGACGTGACTAAAGATGGTGTAGATATTACAGCACAGGAGATCGAGAAAAAAGTACATGAAATATCAGCACTATATAATGTAACTGCCAAGATGGAACTTACAGGTGAGGGAGAAGGGATTACTTTAGCAGATAAAGTAATTAGGACGATAGAGAACTCTGCTAAAAGCAGAAATATAACATATAAAATGATGAATAGTGGGGCTGGACATGATGCTTGTATGTTAGGAGATATTACAGATGTAGGTATGATTTTCGTTCCTAGTATAAATGGTAGAAGTCATGTGCCAGAAGAAATGACTGACTCTAAGGATATAAAGCTAGGCTGCGATATACTGCTGGATACGATAATAGAGCTGGCCAAATAG
- a CDS encoding diguanylate cyclase translates to MVKKVLDISEKKLMKVDVLTGVKKIQNIFYEQSIKCFSVYDNDKIVGVITEKELVVAHPNRIAADVMSDKYICVDFSTSVWETKKIFELNKDVEVIFVQDENEIIGYLTRMILSIELGKSVDLLTGLYKSDYIFYNAYNLFKSEDNISIIFIDLDNFGYIDKRYGHTIGDSVLKKVADILKKSINKDSYLCRYAGDEFAVVTPYSIDDSKRLAQNIIKAINSYIFPDNIQVSASIGITGCSTHNKKADNILELIINMVNTASLSSTRAKQKGYNSISIKNIDIDAIA, encoded by the coding sequence ATGGTAAAAAAAGTTTTAGATATATCAGAAAAAAAATTAATGAAGGTTGATGTCTTAACTGGCGTAAAAAAAATTCAAAATATCTTTTATGAACAAAGTATAAAATGTTTCTCTGTTTATGATAACGATAAAATTGTGGGCGTAATTACAGAAAAAGAACTTGTAGTTGCCCACCCTAATAGAATAGCTGCTGATGTTATGTCTGATAAATATATTTGTGTTGATTTTTCTACATCTGTATGGGAAACAAAAAAAATATTTGAGTTAAATAAAGATGTCGAAGTTATATTTGTCCAGGATGAAAATGAGATTATAGGATACTTAACTAGGATGATCTTAAGTATAGAATTAGGAAAATCTGTTGATCTGCTAACAGGATTATATAAAAGCGATTATATTTTTTACAATGCATATAATCTTTTTAAAAGTGAGGATAATATATCTATAATATTTATTGACTTAGATAATTTTGGATATATAGATAAAAGATATGGACATACAATTGGAGATTCCGTATTGAAAAAAGTAGCAGATATATTGAAAAAAAGTATTAACAAAGATTCTTATTTGTGCAGGTATGCAGGAGATGAATTTGCAGTAGTAACTCCATATTCTATAGATGATAGTAAAAGACTTGCTCAGAATATCATAAAGGCTATAAACTCATACATTTTCCCTGATAATATACAAGTTTCTGCATCAATTGGTATTACAGGTTGTAGCACACATAATAAAAAAGCAGACAATATTTTAGAATTAATAATTAACATGGTTAATACCGCAAGTTTATCGTCTACGAGAGCAAAACAAAAAGGTTATAATTCTATTAGTATTAAGAACATTGATATAGATGCAATCGCATAA
- a CDS encoding ABC transporter ATP-binding protein — MGSIEVNSLSKCFRTLQKDIGIQNSLKSLFKREYKNILALDDISFNIEPGEVVGLIGLNGAGKTTLLKCLAGLIYPTKGEIKVLNTNPWNKENSFLKNIGFIMGQRGQLPLDLSAIDALKIEKEIYEVDDSWFKDELDKLSKLMRVDHLLKTQLRKVSLGERMKLEIISVLLHKPELILLDEPTIGLDFIAQNNIRNFLIQYNKERNSTMIVTSHNLVDIERLCSKMLLLNYGNLIYDGSLENFKNMYAPKRKTIIVNHDEDINFDIPLEFIKKQDKFETILEIPKEKLRDVKAMLGSQESVVQITVEEDNLEDVLSNKLLT, encoded by the coding sequence ATGGGATCTATAGAAGTAAATTCTCTTAGTAAGTGTTTTAGGACACTTCAAAAAGATATAGGTATACAGAACTCGTTAAAAAGTTTATTTAAAAGAGAATATAAAAATATTTTAGCATTAGATGATATATCTTTTAATATTGAACCCGGTGAAGTGGTAGGATTAATAGGCCTCAATGGTGCAGGGAAAACAACATTACTTAAATGTTTAGCTGGATTAATATATCCTACAAAAGGAGAAATAAAAGTTTTAAATACTAATCCATGGAACAAAGAAAATAGTTTTTTGAAAAATATTGGTTTTATTATGGGTCAAAGAGGACAGCTTCCTTTAGATTTATCTGCTATTGATGCACTAAAAATTGAAAAGGAAATTTATGAAGTTGATGATTCATGGTTTAAAGATGAGTTAGATAAATTATCGAAGTTAATGAGAGTTGATCACCTTCTTAAAACACAATTAAGAAAGGTTTCGCTAGGAGAGAGAATGAAACTTGAAATTATATCAGTTTTACTTCACAAGCCAGAACTAATTTTATTAGATGAACCTACTATAGGGCTTGATTTTATAGCACAAAATAATATTAGAAATTTTTTGATTCAATATAATAAAGAACGTAATAGTACAATGATAGTTACAAGCCATAATCTTGTGGATATTGAGAGATTATGCTCGAAAATGCTATTACTAAACTACGGAAATCTAATATATGATGGAAGTTTAGAGAACTTTAAGAATATGTATGCACCAAAAAGGAAAACAATTATAGTAAATCATGATGAGGATATTAATTTTGATATTCCTTTGGAATTTATTAAAAAACAAGATAAGTTTGAAACAATATTAGAAATTCCTAAGGAGAAGCTTAGAGATGTCAAAGCTATGTTGGGAAGCCAAGAAAGTGTAGTGCAAATTACCGTTGAAGAAGATAATTTGGAAGATGTATTATCTAATAAACTATTAACTTAG
- a CDS encoding helix-turn-helix domain-containing protein, whose protein sequence is MDTIGKRIRFARKANNLTLIDINKITGLSTGNLSELENDKFLPSANALIQFKKIFNISIDWILTGEEPDPNLNLQSIKETKEEYFSSQYTEDEKQLIESYRKLDNTSKQNLWGYLNVVISSYNK, encoded by the coding sequence ATGGATACTATAGGAAAAAGAATTCGCTTTGCTCGTAAAGCTAATAATTTAACTTTAATTGATATAAACAAAATTACCGGACTATCTACCGGTAATCTTAGCGAACTTGAAAATGATAAGTTTTTACCCTCCGCAAATGCTTTAATACAATTTAAGAAAATATTTAATATATCTATAGATTGGATATTAACTGGCGAAGAGCCTGATCCTAACTTAAATCTTCAAAGTATTAAAGAAACAAAAGAAGAATATTTCTCTAGTCAATATACAGAAGACGAAAAACAGCTAATTGAATCCTATAGAAAATTAGATAATACAAGCAAACAAAACCTTTGGGGTTATTTAAATGTAGTTATTTCTTCTTATAACAAATAA
- a CDS encoding helix-turn-helix domain-containing protein yields the protein MRKRKLTNFGEQVKKRLFYLNMTQKTLARKVGTSEAYLSMILYGERSGSKYKDMIENILLMNTGQDTENKQKSIEE from the coding sequence GTGAGAAAAAGAAAGTTAACTAACTTTGGAGAGCAAGTTAAGAAACGATTATTTTATTTAAATATGACACAAAAAACACTAGCAAGAAAGGTTGGAACATCGGAAGCATATCTCAGTATGATTTTATATGGAGAAAGATCAGGATCAAAATATAAAGATATGATAGAAAATATTCTTTTGATGAATACTGGTCAAGATACAGAAAATAAGCAAAAGAGTATAGAGGAATAA
- a CDS encoding ABC transporter permease yields MVKAIISASWKEELMYKVNIISQIIFGSVPLLINIFLWKSIFFYRNGHSIGNYDYNNIVSYFILVYFIQQMTESRSLSVELGDDIQSGNLNSQLLKPISFVKMKFLYFFSKKISFSLLRLIPVILFFIISRLKLEINSRNLLLFIVAFIMAIIIQFIMGFILGVITFWFEENTAILDFFRNIALLLSGAIVPLSFFPNLFFRIVSFLPFQLTLYFPIEILLNNLDLMAIRNGLLLQLLWVIIIGVLAIFLWRKGRKKYSGYSM; encoded by the coding sequence GTGGTGAAAGCAATAATTTCTGCAAGTTGGAAAGAAGAATTGATGTATAAAGTAAATATAATAAGTCAAATTATATTTGGAAGTGTACCATTATTAATCAATATATTTTTATGGAAATCAATATTTTTTTATAGAAATGGACATTCAATTGGTAATTATGATTACAATAATATTGTTAGCTATTTTATTTTAGTTTATTTTATTCAACAAATGACAGAAAGTCGTTCTTTATCAGTTGAATTAGGCGATGATATTCAAAGTGGTAATTTAAATAGTCAATTATTAAAGCCTATTTCTTTTGTCAAAATGAAGTTTTTATATTTTTTTTCAAAAAAAATTAGTTTTTCTCTACTGAGATTAATACCCGTAATATTATTTTTTATAATAAGTAGGTTGAAGCTGGAAATTAATTCAAGAAACCTACTATTATTCATAGTAGCATTTATTATGGCAATTATTATTCAATTTATCATGGGATTTATATTAGGGGTAATAACTTTTTGGTTTGAAGAAAATACAGCAATATTAGATTTTTTTAGAAATATAGCATTGCTACTTAGTGGTGCAATAGTTCCCTTAAGTTTTTTTCCTAATTTATTTTTTAGAATAGTAAGTTTTTTGCCATTTCAGTTGACTTTATATTTTCCTATTGAAATTTTATTAAATAATTTAGATCTAATGGCAATTAGAAATGGTTTATTATTACAATTACTGTGGGTGATAATAATTGGAGTGCTTGCTATTTTTTTATGGAGAAAAGGAAGAAAGAAATACTCTGGATATAGTATGTAA